Part of the Streptomyces sp. HSG2 genome, GCGCAAGTGGTGCTCACTGTCAGGGCCGGTCCGTGCCAGCGCAGTTGGAGAGCGATCTGCGCGGCGGCGGCGTTCGGCATCGTCATCAGGGGCATCATCGGACGGACGCCCTTCGGGCCGCGGGCCACGTAGTTGACGGACTCGACGTCGCTGGTGGCGCGCCCGCCGACGGCATTGCCGACCACGATGGCACAGCGGGCGCCGGGAGCCTGCGGAGCCCCGGCGTCGGCATGCGCGGCCAGGGCGGCGGCGAGCCCGTACCGGGCGAAAGGGTCGAGCCGCTGGGCGGCCTTGCTCGCCAGCACCTGCTGCCAGGGGTGGTCCCGGGCTCCGTCGGTGAGACCGCGTACCCGGCAGCCGACGCGGATGCGGTGGTGCGCGGTGTCGAAGTGCGTGAGGTCGGCGGCGAGGGAACGGCCGGCCAGGATGGCCGTCCACAGCTCCTCGGTCGTGCAGCCGGCCGGGGTGACGACGCCCATTCCGCTGATGGCCACGGCCGATCGGGCGGGACGTCCCGCCGGAGTACGCATGGTCTGTTCTCTCCTTCCCGCTCCGGCGGCCTCGGGCCGGCCAGAGCAAGCACGGCCTGTTTCCTCGCCGCCCTGCCGGACGAAAGGAACGGAAGACGGGCCTTCTCCCCGAGCCCGGCTTCTCTCCCGGACACGGCGCGGTCGCCCGCCGGGTCCGTCAGGGCTCGTCGGCTCCGGTCAGGCGGTCAGGCGGTCAGCAGACCGCACTCCCCGGCGGCCTTGAGGAAGGCCTCGGCCGCGAGGTCGATGTCCGTGTCCGTGTGCCGGGCGGTGACGGCGATGCGCAGCCGCGCCAGGTCGCGGGGAACAGCGGGGGTGACCACTGGCAGGCCGATGGCGCCCAGCCGGCGGGCGGCGGTCGCCAGGTCGTAGGCGGCCTCGTCGCCGCCGACGATGAGCGGGACGACCGCGGTCTCGCTGCCGCCGGTGCGCATCCCGCCCGCCGTCACCAGCTCCCGGAAGCGCGCGCCGTGGCGCTGGACGCGGGCAACGAGTTCGGGCTCGGCGCGCAGCACCCGCAGTGCCTCCAGGGCGGCGGCGGCCGACGCGGGGGCGAGCGCGGCGGAGAAGAGAAACGGCCGGGCGGCGTAGCGCAGGTGGCCGATGAGTTCGGTGGACCCGGCGACCCAACCCCCCATGGAGGGGATGGCCTTGGAGAGGGTGCCGAGTTTGACGTCCACCCGCACCTCGTTGCCGAAGTGCTCCTCGATTCCCAGGCCGGTGGGGCCGATCACGCCGAGAGCGTGGGCTTCGTCGGCCATCAGCAGCGCCTCATGGGCATCGCACACCTCGCGCAGCCGGGGCAGCGGGGCGAGGTCGCCGTCCATCGAGTAGACGCTGTCGACGATCACCAGCCGGACCCCGCCGGGCGCGGCTGCCTCCAGGCGCCGCGCGAGGTGCTCGGTGTCGTTGTGCCGGAAGCGGACCACCGTGGCGCCGCTGAGCTTGCAGCCGTCCACGATGCT contains:
- a CDS encoding aminotransferase class I/II-fold pyridoxal phosphate-dependent enzyme; this encodes MASAGWGRLADKLDVTRRRVAALEWDAERRNSFVPYTAERDTAYVDLDGRRLLMMSGYSYLGLSGDERVVSAAQRAAARYGTGNHGVRALAGSIPLHEELEAEVADIAGRERAIVFGSGYAANVGTIGALVAPGDTVFVDKYAHASIVDGCKLSGATVVRFRHNDTEHLARRLEAAAPGGVRLVIVDSVYSMDGDLAPLPRLREVCDAHEALLMADEAHALGVIGPTGLGIEEHFGNEVRVDVKLGTLSKAIPSMGGWVAGSTELIGHLRYAARPFLFSAALAPASAAAALEALRVLRAEPELVARVQRHGARFRELVTAGGMRTGGSETAVVPLIVGGDEAAYDLATAARRLGAIGLPVVTPAVPRDLARLRIAVTARHTDTDIDLAAEAFLKAAGECGLLTA